The region GCCGCATCCGACGGGTACGAGGCCATCGAAATCCGGGGATTGCAGGGGGAGCTTTTTTTGCCCAATTGCCCGGAATTCAGTACCCCGGCCCGGCTGGCAGCAACTAAAAAGCAGCTTGCTGCACACAACGTAAAAATCTGTAACCTGGGAGCCTCGACGGCCCTGCATGACCTCGATCCGGTGAAACGGGAGAAAAACCTGTCCGAAGCCCGGCGATTTATTGATCTGGCCCAGGAATTATCGTGCTCTTATGTCCGGGTGTTCCCAAACAATCTTCCCAAGGATCAGGACCGCGAGCAGACGCTAAACGTAATCGGTGAAGGCTTGCTCGAACTGGGGAATTACGCTAAAAAGGCGAATGTAACGGTGCTGCTCGAATCGCACGGCGAAGTAGTCGGAAAAGATGTGCTGCTGCGGATTCTGAAACAGGCGGAGCATCCGAACGTAGGCATGATCTGGGACATCTTCAATATGTGGTCGGTAAC is a window of Spirosoma linguale DSM 74 DNA encoding:
- a CDS encoding Xylose isomerase domain protein TIM barrel (PFAM: Xylose isomerase domain protein TIM barrel~KEGG: ara:Arad_0239 hypothetical protein) — translated: MGFSVKGPKPRLAFSTLGCPQWPLAQILTTAASDGYEAIEIRGLQGELFLPNCPEFSTPARLAATKKQLAAHNVKICNLGASTALHDLDPVKREKNLSEARRFIDLAQELSCSYVRVFPNNLPKDQDREQTLNVIGEGLLELGNYAKKANVTVLLESHGEVVGKDVLLRILKQAEHPNVGMIWDIFNMWSVTKEPPKQVYQALKKYIRHAHVKDGKMVDGKPQYTFLGKGEAPLKEAIDVLKADHYTGYYSFEWEKMWHPDLPEPALAFADYAKAIQTYF